One part of the Anaeromyxobacter sp. Fw109-5 genome encodes these proteins:
- a CDS encoding phytoene/squalene synthase family protein produces the protein MTMPASEQPSAAQLVHTGLAECWEILRVHGKTFHMMAKLLGPERGNDIAALYGFARVADDAVDVPAPGDTPDDIRAKLARMQAELRRAVRGESAQPRFVALGETVRRHAIPLEPFDDLVAGLLMDLEGARYRTFADLELYCYRVAGTVGLMITPVAGYREGTEALEHAKTLGTAMQLTNILRDVGEDLNLGRVYLPEEDLALFGLADGHLAARRVDGRFKALMDFEIARARGLYERGLALIPLLADGRGRLAFQFAVDAYSAILEKIRANRYDVFRRRASLSASEKLALVPGALWRASLAATNGHAQ, from the coding sequence ATGACCATGCCGGCGTCGGAGCAGCCCTCGGCCGCCCAGCTCGTCCACACCGGGCTCGCGGAGTGCTGGGAGATCCTGCGCGTGCACGGGAAGACGTTCCACATGATGGCGAAGCTGCTCGGCCCCGAGCGCGGGAACGACATCGCCGCGCTGTACGGGTTCGCGCGCGTCGCCGACGACGCGGTGGACGTCCCGGCGCCCGGCGACACGCCGGACGACATCCGCGCGAAGCTCGCCCGGATGCAGGCGGAGCTGCGCCGGGCGGTGCGGGGGGAGAGCGCCCAGCCGCGCTTCGTCGCGCTGGGCGAGACGGTGCGCCGTCACGCCATCCCCCTCGAGCCCTTCGACGACCTCGTCGCCGGCCTGCTCATGGACCTCGAGGGGGCGCGCTACCGCACCTTCGCCGACCTGGAGCTGTACTGCTATCGCGTGGCCGGGACCGTCGGCCTCATGATCACGCCGGTCGCCGGCTACCGGGAGGGCACCGAGGCGCTCGAGCACGCGAAGACGCTCGGCACGGCCATGCAGCTCACGAACATCCTCCGCGACGTGGGGGAGGATCTCAACCTCGGGCGCGTGTACCTGCCCGAGGAGGACCTCGCGCTGTTCGGCCTCGCCGACGGGCACCTCGCGGCGCGGCGCGTGGACGGCCGGTTCAAGGCGCTCATGGACTTCGAGATCGCGCGCGCGCGCGGCCTCTACGAGCGGGGGCTGGCCCTCATCCCGCTCCTCGCCGACGGGCGCGGGCGCCTGGCGTTCCAGTTCGCCGTCGACGCGTACTCCGCCATCCTCGAGAAGATCCGCGCCAACCGCTACGACGTCTTCCGCCGGCGGGCCAGCCTCTCCGCGAGCGAGAAGCTCGCGCTCGTCCCGGGCGCCCTGTGGCGCGCGTCGCTCGCCGCCACCAACGGTCACGCGCAATGA